Proteins co-encoded in one Podospora pseudoanserina strain CBS 124.78 chromosome 7 map unlocalized CBS124.78p_7, whole genome shotgun sequence genomic window:
- a CDS encoding uncharacterized protein (EggNog:ENOG503NYI9): MTTTGTGAGQVSSASSSSTNPDSSRLGRAPSTRQVSVSSASAGNGDIPGTTRLTRAASTRQFLGASSAKSAASPEGSGIAPPRRTGTGTGTGTGTGTGTGTTTTIAAEQQPPTPLSRRQTVTESTSRRPTTSGGPIPPPKRIPSTTTTAAHSRAKSSVTTLSSSKTLRPPSSTSQTSTSTTSTTTTDRSKPPSHAPLLLLLLLLLLTNAPHLTLPFPPSHQHRELAEPDPSNYHKLPKLSAREILAPPSPSKLPANLAISAETARLQTELLQLSLLHQSAEETKLQWEGSAYERLRGRFGVLAGLEKEVVKLEGRRGEDDRAKELLDWGGGKGLEGRVRVLDEVLGKVWGLTENGGRYSRVVARFGKWLGQAEEVMIAREKGEWGLVEGIGREWKEEIGSISRKVHAVSQELYGILDGREAGEAGGLGRVLNGVKDLMGGMVEEIEIMEVVEREVREQEMEWVRRVNREGDEGVETRRRAGAVWRAF; encoded by the exons atgacgacgacggggacgggggcgGGGCAGgtttcttctgcttcttcttcttctaccAACCCAGACTCAtcgagattggggagggcgCCGTCGACGAGGCAGGTTTCGGTTTCTTCTGCTTCGGCGGGGAATGGGGATATACCCGGGACGACACGGCTTACGAGGGCGGCGTCGACACGGCAGTTTCTCGgtgcctcctccgccaagtCGGCAGCTTCTCCAGAGGGGTCGGGTATTGCGCCTCCTAGAcggacggggacggggacggggacggggacggggacggggacggggacggggacgacTACTACCATCGCGgcagagcagcagccgccaacACCTCTATCCCGCCGCCAGACAGTCACCGAATCAACCTCGCGCAGGCCGACAACATCAGGCGGtccaatcccaccaccaaaacgcatcccctccaccaccaccaccgccgcccacTCACGCGCAAAATCAAGCGTGACCACCCTTTCGAGCAGTAAAACCCTCcgaccaccatcatcaacatcccaAACCTCCACTTCTACTACTTCCACCACGACGACGGACCGTTCCAAACCCCCATCACACgcgcccctcctcctcctcctcctcctcctcctcctcacaaacGCGCCCCATCTCacccttccctttccacccAGCCATCAACACCGGGAGTTGGCAGAACCAGATCCCTCAAACTACCACAAG CTGCCAAAACTGTCCGCCAGAGAAATATTAGCCCCCCCGTCGCCAAGCAAACTACCCGCCAACCTGGCCATCTCAGCAGAGACAGCACGGCTGCAAACCGAATTACTTCAACTATCCCTGCTGCATCAGTCGGCCGAAGAGACAAAACTCCAATGGGAGGGGTCGGCATATGAAAGGTTACGGGGCAGATTCGGGGTGCTGGCTGGGCTAGAAAAGGAGGTGGTCAAGTTAGAGGGAcgaaggggggaggatgacagGGCGAAAGAGTTGTTggactggggagggggaaagggactggaggggagggtgagggttttGGATGAGGTGCTGGGCAAGGTGTGGGGGCTGACGGAGAATGGGGGGAGGTATTCGAGGGTTGTGGCGAGGTTTGGGAAGTGGTTGGGtcaggcggaggaggtgatgattgcaagggagaagggggagtgggggttggtggagggcatTGGGcgggagtggaaggaggagattgggaGTATAAGCAGGAAGGTTCATGCTGTTAGCCAGGAGTTGTATGGAATTTTGGACGGGCGTGAGGCTGGTgaggcgggggggttggggagggtgctgaaTGGGGTGAAAGACctgatgggggggatggtggaagaGATTGAGATTatggaggttgtggagagggaggtaagggagcaggagatggAGTGGGTTAGGAGGGTTAAtagggagggtgatgagggggtcgagacgaggaggagggcgggggcaGTTTGGAGGGCTTTTTGA